A segment of the Terribacillus aidingensis genome:
ATCCCGTCGTCTTGGTATCTCCCTAAGCGGAACAGGTAAAGAGCTTGACAAACGCCCTTACCCACCAGGACAACACGGTCCAAACCAACGCAGAAAGCAATCCGAATACGGTTTGCAGCAAGCTGAGAAACAAAAACTTCGTTACATGTACAACATGAACGAACGCCAATTCCGTCGTGCATTCGAGGAAGCTGGTAAAATGAAAGGTATCCATGGTGAGAACTTCATGACACTTCTTGAGTCTCGTCTTGATAACCTTGTATTCCGTCTAGGCTTGGCTCGTACTCGCAGACAAGCTCGTCAGATCGTTGGCCACGGCCACATCACTGTAGACGGTAAACGCGTAGATATCCCATCTTACCGCGTAAAACCTGGTCAAGTTATCGGTGTTCGTGAGAAATCACTTAAACTTGATATCATCGCTAGTTCTGTTGAAGCGAATAACTTCGTACCAGATTACTTGACATTCGATGCAAACAGCTTGCAAGGAACTTACTCTCGTTACCCAGAGCGTTCTGAGCTTCCAGCTGAAATCAACGAAGCACTTATCGTAGAGTTCTACTCCCGTTAATTGCTTGAAAGACTCCGGATTGCCCTTAGGCATCTCCGGAGTTTTTTTATGTATAAAAAAGACGCCTTACTATAAGCAAGACGCCTCCTTTTTATAAAATTATTTCGTATTCGTAAAACCGCCATCAATACGGATAACTTCCCCATTGATGTACTGTGCTTTAGAAGTAAGAAGGAATGTAACAAGTTCTGCTACTTCTTCCGGTGTTCCAAGACGTTTCTGCGGGATGCCGCCAGTCGCATTTTCTTTCATTTTCGGATTGGCAGCATAAAACTCTGCCACCATCTTCGTTTCTGTAGGACCTGGCGCTATTGCGTTTACACGCAAACCATCCTTCGCATATTCTGCAACCAAGCTTTTGGTCATACCGACTATCGCATGTTTTGTCGCTGCATACGTCACAACAGAGTCCTGACCGATTACACCAGCACTGGATGATGTATTAACGATGGAACCTCCGCCATTTTTCACCATTACTTCTGCTACATAACGGACACCATAAAGTGCACCTAGCAAATTGATCGCAACGATGCGTTCAATTTCTGCAACATCAGAATCCAAGAAATATTTACCGCTTCCTGAAATCCCGGCATTATTGAAGAAGTAATCGATAGAACCGAAATGCTCGACAGTTTTATCTACATAATTCTTAACATCTGCTTCTTTGGAAACATCTGCTTGGATGAAGATTGCTTCTGCTCCAGCTTGTTTCACTAATTCAACAGTCTCGCCAGCACCTTTTTCACTTACGTCAACCACAGCAATGTTCACGCCTTCTTCCGCAAGTCGTACAGCCGTAGCTTGGCCTAAACCGCTGCCTGCCCCTGTAATGATTGCTACTTTACTCATATGTAACCCCTCCGATAGTAGATAGTTTGAACTATACAAATACTATTGTACTACTTTCTCCTGAAATTATGAAGAAAGTCGACTTTTGTCGAAAAAATAAGAGCACTTTAGAAGTGCTCTCTTTCAATCACTTTATTTTCTGCAGCATAATCTTCTCTACTGCATTCTTCAAGGAATGCGTCGTCTTCAGCTGGTTGAACGGAATACCTAGCTGGGTGGAAGTTTGGGCGATTTCAGGACGCATACCGGAAATAATAGTCTCGACTCCGAGCAGCTTCAACGATTCAATAATAGAGAAAATCCGCTGGGCCACCATCGTG
Coding sequences within it:
- the rpsD gene encoding 30S ribosomal protein S4, whose amino-acid sequence is MARYTGPLWKKSRRLGISLSGTGKELDKRPYPPGQHGPNQRRKQSEYGLQQAEKQKLRYMYNMNERQFRRAFEEAGKMKGIHGENFMTLLESRLDNLVFRLGLARTRRQARQIVGHGHITVDGKRVDIPSYRVKPGQVIGVREKSLKLDIIASSVEANNFVPDYLTFDANSLQGTYSRYPERSELPAEINEALIVEFYSR
- a CDS encoding glucose 1-dehydrogenase; this translates as MSKVAIITGAGSGLGQATAVRLAEEGVNIAVVDVSEKGAGETVELVKQAGAEAIFIQADVSKEADVKNYVDKTVEHFGSIDYFFNNAGISGSGKYFLDSDVAEIERIVAINLLGALYGVRYVAEVMVKNGGGSIVNTSSSAGVIGQDSVVTYAATKHAIVGMTKSLVAEYAKDGLRVNAIAPGPTETKMVAEFYAANPKMKENATGGIPQKRLGTPEEVAELVTFLLTSKAQYINGEVIRIDGGFTNTK